In a single window of the Cryptococcus tetragattii IND107 chromosome 1, whole genome shotgun sequence genome:
- a CDS encoding NADH dehydrogenase [ubiquinone] flavoprotein 1, mitochondrial, with the protein MLSRTPLLRSSPRTITAARRSLATVSDAPVRHYGGLKDQDRIFTNLFCKHDHGIKGALARGDWHKTKDIILKGDAWIIQTVKDSGLRGRGGAGFPSGLKWSFMNKPGWEKDPRPRYLVVNADEGEPGTCKDREIMRGDPHKLVEGCLVAGRAMNANAAYIYIRGEFYQEASHVQQAIDEAYKAGLIGKNACGSGYDFDVYLHRGAGAYICGEETALIESIEGKQGKPRLKPPFPADVGLFGCPTTVANVETVAVAPTIARRGGSWFASFGRERNSGTKVFCVSGHVNNPCVVEEEMSIPLQELLEKHCGGVRGGWQNLKGIVPGGSSVPVITRETSEKCLMDYDSLKDNGTSLGTGAVIVMDNTTDMIAAIARFSKFYKHESCGQCTPCREGTSWMMNMMDRMVEGRAQEREIDMLLELTKQVEGHTICALGDAAAWPIQGLMKNFRPEVEQRLAQFHAKHGQVMFGGKLLSDADRRYALPDNLGGDAIRQIASP; encoded by the exons ATGCTCTCCCGCACTCCTCTCCTCCGCTCCTCCCCACGCACAATCACAGCGGCTCGCAGGTCCCTCGCAACTGTATCAGACGCCCCAGTCAGGCATTATGGCGGACTCAAGGATCAAGATCGTATCTTCACCAATCTCTTTTGCAAGCACGACCATGGCATAAAGGGCGCTCTCGCTAGGGGCGACTGGCACAAAACAAAAGATATAATTCTCAAAGGAGATGCATGGATTATCCAGACCGTCAAGGATTCCGGCTTgagagggcgaggaggtGCAGGTTTCCCGAGCGGGTTGAAATGGAGTTTTA TGAACAAGCCaggatgggaaaaggaCCCTAG ACCACGATACCTTGTAGTAAATGCCGATGAAGGTGAACCTGGAACGTGTAAAGATCGAGAAATCATGCGGGGCGACCCTCACAAACTTGTCGAAGGCTGTTTGGTTGCTGGTCGGGCCATGAACGCGAATGCTG CGTATATCTACATTCGAGGGGAATTTTACCAAGAAGCTTCCCATGTTCAGCAAGCTATTGACGAGGCCTATAAGGCTGGGTTGATTGGAAAGAACGCTTGTGGTTCAGGATATGATTTCGACGTTTACCTTCATCGAGGTGCCGGTGCCTATATCTGTGGTGAAGAAACTGCATTGATTGAGTCCATTGAAGGCAAGCAGGGCAAGCCCAGACTGAAGCCTCCTTTCCCTGCCGATGTTGGGTTGTTCGGTTGCCCCACCACCGTCGCCAACGTGGAGACTGTTGCGGTTGCCCCGACCATCGCCCGACGAGGTGGTTCTTGGTTTGCCAGCTTTGGCAGGGAGAGGAACAGTGGCACTAAGGTGTTTTGTGTTTCCGGTCACGTGAACAACCCATGTGTtgtcgaggaggagatgtcTATTCCCTTACAGGAACTTTTGGAGAAGCACTGTGGTGGCGTTCGTGGTGGATGGCAAAACTTGAAGGGTATTGTTCCTGGCGGTAGTTCAGTGCCAGTAATCACCAGGGAGACATCTGAAAAATGCCT GATGGACTATGATTCTCTTAAAGATAACGGTACTTCCCTTGGTACAGGTGCCGTCATTGTTATGGACAACACCACCGACATGATTGCCGCCATTGCCCGATTCTCAAAGTTCTACAAGCACGAGTCTTGTGGTCAATGTACCCCTTGCCGAGAAGGTACatcttggatgatgaacatgATGGACCGAATGGTGGAAGGACGGGCGCAAGAGAGGGAGATTGACATGCTTTTGGAATTGACAAAACAAGTGGAAGGTCATACTATTTGTGCTTTGGGTGATGCCGCGGCTTGGCCTATCCAAGgcttgatgaagaatttCC GTCCTGAAGTTGAACAACGCCTTGCGCAATTCCATGCCAAGCACGGCCAGGTGATGTTCGGTGGCAAGCTGCTCTCAGATGCGGACAGGAGGTATGCGCTCCCGGATAACCTCGGAGGAGATGCCATTCGGCAAATTGCGTCTCCTTGA